The following are encoded in a window of Chloroflexota bacterium genomic DNA:
- a CDS encoding HAD family hydrolase — MVIKAVVFDAFDTLFVNTRDLWRDCFVRICRDQGLAIDPSALYDAWAVAEMDFRKRRNDVDTMTAREPFETYYEVWQDAFIQSFGNLEVDGDADAAVGYFLEDLGTRDAFPETFGALERLGELVPIAILSNADDAFLYPVIERNGLSDAFATVLSSEEARLYKPHPGIFAQMLERLGTPAAETLMVGDTLLDDIYGARVAGMPGAWINRYGAPMDGRVAPDYEIRSLEDLLPIVAGKPVGG, encoded by the coding sequence ATGGTCATCAAGGCAGTGGTGTTTGACGCCTTCGACACGCTATTTGTGAATACTCGAGACCTCTGGCGGGACTGCTTTGTCCGCATTTGCAGGGACCAGGGTCTGGCAATCGATCCCAGTGCGCTGTACGACGCTTGGGCCGTGGCGGAGATGGACTTCAGGAAGCGCCGGAATGACGTGGATACGATGACCGCGCGGGAGCCATTCGAGACTTACTACGAGGTGTGGCAAGACGCTTTTATACAGTCCTTCGGCAACCTGGAAGTCGATGGTGACGCGGACGCCGCCGTGGGATACTTCCTCGAGGACCTTGGGACGCGGGATGCATTCCCGGAAACGTTCGGGGCGCTCGAAAGGCTGGGGGAGCTCGTGCCCATAGCCATTCTTTCCAACGCCGACGACGCCTTTCTCTATCCCGTCATTGAGCGCAACGGACTCTCGGACGCCTTCGCCACGGTGCTGTCGTCAGAAGAGGCGCGGTTGTACAAGCCACACCCGGGCATCTTCGCGCAGATGCTGGAGCGCCTTGGCACGCCGGCGGCGGAGACGCTCATGGTGGGGGACACGCTGCTCGACGACATCTACGGAGCACGCGTGGCGGGCATGCCCGGCGCGTGGATCAACCGCTACGGGGCGCCGATGGATGGACGCGTTGCGCCTGACTATGAAATACGGAGCCTTGAAGACCTGCTCCCCATCGTGGCCGGTAAGCCGGTGGGCGGGTAA
- the hisIE gene encoding bifunctional phosphoribosyl-AMP cyclohydrolase/phosphoribosyl-ATP diphosphatase HisIE, giving the protein MPMPLKRNENGLIPAIAQHHETGEVLMLAYVSAESLARTLQDGDAWFYSRSRQSLWHKGEESGNYLRVKSLHVDCDGDTLLMKVDPVGPACHTGAVSCFFNDLDTDPSYEASDANVGVLEELFAVIKDRQANPTAESYTAKLLQSGVGRVAQKVVEEAGESAIAAVQGEKEALAGEVADLLYHTLTMLAAADVSPRDVWAELAKRRK; this is encoded by the coding sequence ATGCCCATGCCGCTTAAGCGCAACGAGAACGGCCTCATCCCCGCCATCGCGCAGCACCACGAGACGGGCGAAGTACTGATGCTGGCGTACGTCTCGGCGGAGTCGCTGGCGCGGACGCTGCAGGACGGCGATGCGTGGTTCTACAGCCGAAGTCGACAGTCGCTCTGGCACAAGGGCGAGGAGTCCGGCAACTACCTGCGCGTGAAGTCGCTGCACGTTGATTGCGACGGCGACACGCTGCTGATGAAGGTCGATCCCGTTGGGCCCGCCTGTCACACGGGCGCCGTTTCGTGCTTCTTCAACGACCTGGACACGGATCCTTCGTACGAGGCGAGCGATGCGAACGTCGGCGTACTGGAGGAGCTGTTTGCTGTCATCAAGGACCGTCAGGCGAACCCCACCGCCGAAAGCTACACGGCCAAGCTGCTTCAGTCCGGCGTCGGCCGTGTTGCGCAGAAGGTGGTGGAGGAGGCGGGCGAGTCGGCCATCGCCGCTGTTCAGGGCGAGAAGGAAGCGCTGGCGGGAGAGGTTGCTGACCTGCTCTACCACACGCTGACGATGCTGGCTGCTGCCGACGTCTCGCCTCGTGACGTGTGGGCGGAGCTCGCCAAGCGGCGCAAGTAG
- a CDS encoding ABC transporter substrate-binding protein, whose translation MIERLVFGINMSQETTSPPLGGGGIAGFISLRPMYEFLVDITPDRGQFVPMLATSWTIEGSDKIRFQLREGVPFHKGQGEFTAQDVVHTWEQVTREDADHGNTTLFRSATDHIEIINDHEVLWHLTSPEAELFWIISQMSAGGMEIQSKDHYDSLAGGDPEFRPSFEGEAIAGTGPYQFGGREQAQNIQFEQVPYDHWQLNTEFPGFEWRIINENSTRLAALLTEEIHMAALPEDLKEQAAARGMRHIAGRVKGLRTFMSFNCCYMVDGSRAADAQYLYPESRLLDGRVRKALNKAVNKDELNEAFFNNKGFPMYHTHLNENTLGWDPSWETRYPEEYGFDPVVARQLLSEAGYSESNPLELTTYSEELTAYAGAADVVDVILNYWTEVGVKVTLEAYDPTRFRSAERGFEVYNDVDIVGTSSYPFVAQRIYNWAYRATSNNYTSPEINVLGTKVRGILDLEEQAVAWKEWGEAIYSSHANLNLFWLPAEATVNPKFVSDWVFPSNVTGTYTHIPHIKAVK comes from the coding sequence ATGATCGAGCGGTTGGTCTTCGGCATCAACATGTCGCAGGAGACTACCTCGCCACCCCTGGGAGGTGGTGGTATCGCCGGTTTCATCTCCCTGCGGCCAATGTATGAGTTTCTGGTGGACATCACTCCGGACCGCGGGCAGTTCGTCCCCATGCTGGCTACAAGTTGGACCATTGAGGGTTCAGACAAGATTCGATTCCAGCTTCGGGAAGGCGTGCCGTTCCACAAGGGCCAGGGCGAGTTCACGGCCCAGGACGTGGTCCACACGTGGGAGCAGGTCACACGCGAGGACGCCGACCACGGCAATACCACGTTGTTCCGCTCCGCCACCGATCACATTGAGATCATCAATGACCACGAGGTGCTCTGGCACCTGACCAGCCCGGAGGCTGAACTCTTCTGGATCATCTCCCAGATGTCGGCGGGCGGCATGGAGATCCAGAGCAAGGACCACTATGACTCCCTGGCCGGCGGCGACCCAGAGTTTCGACCATCGTTCGAGGGCGAGGCAATCGCCGGCACAGGACCGTACCAGTTCGGCGGACGCGAGCAGGCCCAGAATATTCAGTTCGAGCAGGTCCCCTACGACCACTGGCAGCTCAATACAGAATTCCCGGGATTTGAGTGGCGCATCATCAACGAGAATTCCACTCGGCTTGCCGCGTTGCTGACCGAAGAGATTCACATGGCCGCATTGCCGGAAGACCTGAAAGAACAGGCCGCCGCCAGGGGCATGAGGCACATTGCAGGCCGCGTCAAGGGACTTCGGACGTTCATGAGCTTCAACTGCTGCTACATGGTTGACGGGAGCCGCGCGGCCGACGCGCAGTATCTCTACCCGGAAAGCCGACTCCTCGATGGGCGGGTGCGCAAGGCCCTCAACAAGGCTGTCAACAAGGACGAGCTGAACGAGGCGTTCTTCAACAACAAGGGCTTCCCGATGTATCACACGCACCTGAACGAGAACACCCTGGGCTGGGACCCCAGCTGGGAGACGCGCTACCCGGAGGAGTACGGTTTCGACCCTGTAGTCGCGCGCCAATTGCTCAGTGAAGCCGGTTACTCAGAGAGCAACCCGTTGGAGCTGACCACGTACTCCGAGGAACTGACCGCGTATGCGGGCGCCGCGGACGTCGTGGACGTGATCTTGAACTACTGGACGGAAGTGGGTGTAAAGGTCACGCTGGAAGCCTACGACCCCACGCGGTTCCGCTCCGCTGAGCGGGGCTTCGAGGTGTACAACGACGTGGACATCGTGGGGACGTCGTCCTACCCGTTTGTGGCCCAGCGCATCTACAACTGGGCGTACCGGGCGACGAGCAACAACTACACGTCGCCAGAGATCAACGTATTGGGCACCAAGGTGCGCGGGATCCTCGACCTGGAAGAACAGGCAGTTGCATGGAAGGAGTGGGGCGAGGCCATCTACTCGTCGCATGCCAACCTGAACCTCTTCTGGCTGCCGGCAGAGGCGACTGTGAACCCGAAGTTCGTGTCGGACTGGGTCTTCCCCAGTAACGTCACCGGCACGTACACGCACATCCCACACATCAAGGCCGTGAAGTAG